The Humulus lupulus chromosome 3, drHumLupu1.1, whole genome shotgun sequence genome window below encodes:
- the LOC133823537 gene encoding prolycopene isomerase, chloroplastic, which produces MAELRSISTTPFNSSYFPSHHHCSPKLSTLRPRNQKLKLYVSDKPLVFSNYNPLCYLKSGFVNPKCSSHFYGVEFGGIRPRSQKCESFAIGCSKFSVFSNNKLTGTGSRCHRSSNELGAIRGIVSVGSLDRNNKKSRVISNSSSVLNLDKDVKKKKGGGDNYYDAIVIGSGIGGLVAATQLAVKGARVLVLEKYVIPGGSSGYYQRNGYTFDVGSSVMFGFSEKGNLNLITQALAAVGCEMPVIPDPTTVHFHLPNNLSVLVHKEYSEFIAELTTKFPHEKEGILQFYGECWKIFNALNSLELKSLEEPIYLFGQFFQKPIECLTLAYYLPQNAGDIARKYIKDPELLSFIDAECFIVSTVNALQTPMINAGMVLCDRHYGGINYPIGGVGGIAKSLAKGLIDQGSEILYKANVTEIMIDQGQAVGVRISDKREFFAKTVISNATRWDTFGKLLKGKDLPKEEENFQKAYVKAPSFLSIHMGVKAEVLPPDTDCHHFVLENDWTRLEKPYGSIFLSIPTVLDSSLAPEGRHILHIFTTSSIEDWEALSPKEYVEKKERVANEIISRLEKKLFPGLRSSIDFIEVGTPKTHRRYLARDKGTYGPMPRGTPKGLLGMPFNTTAIDGLYCVGDSCFPGQGVIAVAFSGVMCAHRVAADIGLEKKSPLLDAALLQTLSWLRSLA; this is translated from the exons ATGGCTGAATTAAGGTCCATTTCAACAACTCCCTTCAATTCTTCTTACTTTCCCTCTCACCACCATTGCTCCCCAAAGTTGAGCACTTTAAGACCCAGAAATCAAAAGTTGAAGCTTTATGTCTCTGATAAACCCCTTGTTTTCAGTAATTACAACCCCCTATGCTACTTGAAATCTGGGTTTGTTAATCCCAAGTGTTCTTCTCATTTTTATGGTGTTGAATTTGGTGGAATTAGGCCCAGAAGCCAAAAATGTGAAAGTTTCGCAATTGGGTGCTCTAAATTCTCAGTCTTCAGTAATAACAAGCTCACTGGTACAGGTTCAAGGTGTCATCGTAGTTCAAATGAGCTGGGGGCCATCAGAGGCATAGTCTCAGTGGGAAGTTTAGATAGGAATAATAAGAAGAGTAGGGTCATTTCAAATTCTAGCTCAGTGCTGAATTTGGATAAAGAtgtgaagaaaaagaaagggggtGGTGATAATTACTATGATGCCATTGTTATTGGATCAGGAATAGGAGGCTTGGTAGCAGCCACCCAGCTGGCAGTGAAGGGTGCCCGGGTTTTGGTTTTGGAAAAATATGTGATTCCTGGTGGGAGCTCTGGATATTACCAGAGAAATGGCTATACTTTTGATGTTGGTTCTTCTGTGATGTTCGGTTTCAGTGAAAAG GGTAATCTAAATTTAATTACACAAGCATTGGCAGCAGTTGGTTGTGAGATGCCAGTGATACCTGATCCAACAACAGTCCATTTCCATCTGCCCAACAACCTTTCTGTGCTTGTTCATAAAGAGTACAGTGAATTCATAGCTGAACTTACGACTAAGTTTCCCCATGAAAAGGAAGGGATCCTCCAATTCTACGGCGAATGCTGGAAG ATCTTCAATGCCTTAAACTCACTGGAGCTAAAGTCGCTTGAGGAGCCAATCTATCTTTTTGGGCAGTTCTTCCAGAAGCCTATTGAGTGCTTGACACTTG CCTACTATTTGCCTCAAAATGCTGGAGATATAGCTCGGAAGTATATTAAAGATCCTGAGTTGTTGTCTTTTATAGATGCAGAG TGTTTTATAGTAAGCACAGTTAATGCTTTGCAGACACCAATGATAAATGCAGGCATG GTCCTGTGTGACAGGCACTATGGTGGAATCAACTACCCTATTGGGGGTGTTGGTGGAATAGCAAAGTCATTAGCTAAAGGCCTCATAGATCAAGGAAGTGAGATACTCTACAAGGCAAATGTGACAGAAATTATGATTGACCAAGGCCAAGCT GTGGGAGTAAGGATTTCAGATAAACGTGAATTCTTTGCCAAAACAGTAATATCAAATGCTACTCGATGGGATACCTTTG GAAAGCTATTAAAAGGAAAAGACCTTCCAAAGGAAGAGGAAAATTTTCAGAAAGCTTATGTGAAGGCCCCATCTTTTCTTTCGATTCACATGGGAGTTAAAGCTGAGGTTCTACCACCAGATACAGATTGCCATCACTTTGTTCTCGAG AATGATTGGACAAGACTTGAGAAGCCATATGGAAGCATTTTTTTAAGTATTCCTACTGTTCTTGATTCATCACTTGCACCGGAAGGGCGCCATATTCTTCACATATTTACAACCTCTTCCATAGAAGACTGGGAG GCACTCTCTCCAAAAGAATATGTGGAAAAGAAGGAACGTGTGGCAAATGAAATCATTAGCCGATTAGAGAAGAAGCTATTTCCAGGACTAAGATCATCCATTGATTTTATAGAG GTGGGGACACCAAAGACGCACAGGCGGTACCTAGCTCGTGATAAGGGCACTTATGGACCAATGCCTCGTGGAACTCCAAAAGGCTTGTTAGGAATGCCGTTCAATACAACA GCCATAGATGGTCTGTACTGTGTTGGTGATAGCTGCTTTCCCGGACAAGGTGTTATAGCTGTAGCCTTCTCAGGAGTAATGTGTGCTCACCGCGTAGCTGCTGATATTG GGCTTGAGAAAAAGTCTCCCTTATTGGATGCTGCCCTCCTTCAAACTCTCAGTTGGTTGAGGTCATTGGCTTGA
- the LOC133823536 gene encoding ABC transporter G family member 22-like isoform X2 yields MASKYSKFDQFKEVTYKITIKGMRTSEEKDILHGITGSVNPGEVLALMGPSGSGKTTLLNLLGGRIVQASVGGSITYNDQPYSKYLKSKIGFVTQDDVLFPHLTVRETLRYAALLRLPKKLTKEEKEKRAMDVIYELGLERCQDTMIGGSFVRGVSGGERKRVCIGNEIIINPSLLFLDEPTSGLDSTTALRIVQMLQDIAEAGKTVVTTIHQPSSRLFHKFDKLILLGKGSLLYFGKASEAMVYFSSIGCSPLIAMNPAEFLLDLANGNINDVSLPSELEDKVQMGNSDNDTPNGKPSPTVVHEYLVEAYETKVADKEKKKLIVPLPLDEELKSVSNRNREWGASWCQQYSILFRRGIKERRHDYFSWLRITQVLATAVILGLLWWQSDGHSLKGRQDQAGLLFFIAVFWGFFPVFTAIFAFPQERAMLNKERAADMYRLSAYFLARTTSDLPLDLLLPILFLLVVYFMAGLKTSAGPFFLTMLTVFLCIVAAQGLGLAIGATLMDIKKATTLASVTVMTFMLAGGFFVNKVPAFISWIRYMSFNYHTYKLLLKVQYGHMTPAINGIQTDSGLTEVCALVAMVFGYRLFAYLSLRWMKLQSGA; encoded by the exons ATGGCTAGCAAATATAGCAAATTTGATCAG TTCAAAGAAGTAACATACAAGATAACTATCAAGGGAATGAGAACAAGCGAAGAGAAGGACATCTTACATGGGATTACAGGCTCAGTAAATCCAGGAGAAGTTTTGGCCTTGATGGGACCTTCAGGGAGTGGAAAGACAACACTTCTAAATTTGCTTGGAGGGAGGATAGTGCAGGCATCTGTTGGTGGTTCAATTACTTATAATGACCAACCATATTCCAAGTACTTAAAAAGCAA GATAGGATTTGTGACCCAAGACGATGTTCTGTTTCCTCACCTGACAGTAAGAGAAACATTAAGATATGCAGCCCTCTTACGACTGCCAAAGAAGTTGACAAAAGAGGAGAAGGAAAAACGAGCAATGGATGTCATTTATGAACTAGGCTTAGAGAg GTGCCAAGACACTATGATAGGTGGCTCATTTGTCCGTGGAGTGTCAGGGGGGGAAAGGAAGAGAGTTTGCATTGGCAATGAGATCATAATCAACCCTTCCCTACTGTTTCTTGATGAGCCAACCTCTGGCTTGGATTCTACAACTGCTTTGAGAATTGTTCAGATGTTACAAGACATAGCAGAG GCTGGAAAAACTGTGGTAACAACGATCCACCAGCCATCGAGCAGACTCTTCCATAAATTTGACAAATTGATCCTTCTTGGGAAAGGGAGCTTGCTCTATTTTGGGAAAGCATCAGAAGCTATGGTTTATTTCTCATCTATAGGATGCTCCCCTTTAATTGCCATGAACCCAGCAGAGTTCTTGCTGGATCTTGCAAATGGAAATATAAACGATGTTTCTTTGCCATCAGAACTAGAGGATAAAGTGCAAATGGGAAATTCAGATAACGATACACCTAATGGAAAACCATCTCCTACTGTTGTCCATGAG TATCTTGTGGAGGCCTATGAAACCAAAGTTGCTGACAAGGAGAAGAAGAAACTGATTGTTCCTCTTCCTCTTGATGAAGAACTGAAGTCAGTGTCCAATAGAAATAGGGAATGGGGGGCAAGCTGGTGTCAACAATATAGTATACTATTCAGAAGAGGAATTAAAGAACGGAGGCATGACTACTTCAGCTGGTTGAGAATCACCCAAGTTCTAGCCACAGCAGTCATTTTGGGATTACTCTGGTGGCAGTCAGATGGTCATTCCCTCAAAGGTCGGCAAGATCAG GCCGGGCTACTTTTCTTCATTGCTGTCTTCTGGGGATTCTTTCCAGTCTTCACTGCAATTTTTGCTTTTCCACAAGAGCGAGCAATGCTGAATAAGGAACGAGCAGCTGACATGTACAGATTAAGTGCTTACTTTTTGGCCAGAACCACAAGTGACCTTCCACTTGACCTGTTGCTTCCAATACTTTTCCTTCTTGTAGTATATTTCATGGCAGGCTTGAAGACCAGTGCAGGTCCCTTCTTCCTAACCATGCTTACAGTCTTCCTCTGCATTGTAGCAGCTCAG GGGCTTGGGCTAGCTATTGGAGCTACGTTAATGGACATAAAGAAAGCTACAACTCTGGCTTCAGTAACTGTGATGACCTTCATGCTAGCTGGTGGATTTTTTGTGAAT AAAGTTCCAGCATTCATATCTTGGATCCGCTATATGTCTTTCAACTACCACACATACAAGCTTCTTCTCAAAGTGCAGTACGGGCACATGACACCTGCCATTAATGGAATACAAACAGACAGTGGCTTAACAGAAGTCTGTGCCCTGGTAGCCATGGTTTTTGGTTACCGCCTCTTTGCATACCTTTCTTTGAGATGGATGAAGCTCCAATCTGGAGCTTAG
- the LOC133823536 gene encoding ABC transporter G family member 22-like isoform X1, whose protein sequence is MSSNNMTSLVRTKSDQLVEKVTAAFKSPPLPPTTSSSNDAAEGGGTLSRKSSRGRMVMGASPGRSGSSKTNNNNTHIRKSRSAQLKFDLDEVSSGAALSRASSASLGLSFSFTGFTIPPDDIADSKPFSDDDIPEDLEAGIRKPKFQTEPTLPIYLKFKEVTYKITIKGMRTSEEKDILHGITGSVNPGEVLALMGPSGSGKTTLLNLLGGRIVQASVGGSITYNDQPYSKYLKSKIGFVTQDDVLFPHLTVRETLRYAALLRLPKKLTKEEKEKRAMDVIYELGLERCQDTMIGGSFVRGVSGGERKRVCIGNEIIINPSLLFLDEPTSGLDSTTALRIVQMLQDIAEAGKTVVTTIHQPSSRLFHKFDKLILLGKGSLLYFGKASEAMVYFSSIGCSPLIAMNPAEFLLDLANGNINDVSLPSELEDKVQMGNSDNDTPNGKPSPTVVHEYLVEAYETKVADKEKKKLIVPLPLDEELKSVSNRNREWGASWCQQYSILFRRGIKERRHDYFSWLRITQVLATAVILGLLWWQSDGHSLKGRQDQAGLLFFIAVFWGFFPVFTAIFAFPQERAMLNKERAADMYRLSAYFLARTTSDLPLDLLLPILFLLVVYFMAGLKTSAGPFFLTMLTVFLCIVAAQGLGLAIGATLMDIKKATTLASVTVMTFMLAGGFFVNKVPAFISWIRYMSFNYHTYKLLLKVQYGHMTPAINGIQTDSGLTEVCALVAMVFGYRLFAYLSLRWMKLQSGA, encoded by the exons atgaGTAGTAATAATATGACATCATTGGTGAGGACGAAGTCCGATCAATTGGTGGAGAAGGTGACGGCGGCGTTCAAGTCCCCGCCACTGCCGCCGACGACGTCGTCTTCAAACGACGCGGCGGAGGGCGGAGGAACGCTGTCACGAAAGTCGAGCCGAGGGAGGATGGTGATGGGAGCATCGCCGGGGCGGAGTGGCAGTAGcaaaactaataataataacacGCACATCAGAAAGTCCAGGAGCGCCCAGCTCAAGTTCGATCTTGATGAGGTTAGCAGCGGCGCCGCTCTCAGCCGAGCCTCCAGCGCCAGCTTAGGCTTGTCTTTCTCCTTCACCGGCTTCACCATACCTCCTGATGATATAGCCGATTCTAAGCCATTTAGTGACGATGATATCC CAGAAGATCTTGAAGCTGGCATTCGGAAACCGAAATTTCAAACTGAACCCACATTGCCAATTTATCTCAag TTCAAAGAAGTAACATACAAGATAACTATCAAGGGAATGAGAACAAGCGAAGAGAAGGACATCTTACATGGGATTACAGGCTCAGTAAATCCAGGAGAAGTTTTGGCCTTGATGGGACCTTCAGGGAGTGGAAAGACAACACTTCTAAATTTGCTTGGAGGGAGGATAGTGCAGGCATCTGTTGGTGGTTCAATTACTTATAATGACCAACCATATTCCAAGTACTTAAAAAGCAA GATAGGATTTGTGACCCAAGACGATGTTCTGTTTCCTCACCTGACAGTAAGAGAAACATTAAGATATGCAGCCCTCTTACGACTGCCAAAGAAGTTGACAAAAGAGGAGAAGGAAAAACGAGCAATGGATGTCATTTATGAACTAGGCTTAGAGAg GTGCCAAGACACTATGATAGGTGGCTCATTTGTCCGTGGAGTGTCAGGGGGGGAAAGGAAGAGAGTTTGCATTGGCAATGAGATCATAATCAACCCTTCCCTACTGTTTCTTGATGAGCCAACCTCTGGCTTGGATTCTACAACTGCTTTGAGAATTGTTCAGATGTTACAAGACATAGCAGAG GCTGGAAAAACTGTGGTAACAACGATCCACCAGCCATCGAGCAGACTCTTCCATAAATTTGACAAATTGATCCTTCTTGGGAAAGGGAGCTTGCTCTATTTTGGGAAAGCATCAGAAGCTATGGTTTATTTCTCATCTATAGGATGCTCCCCTTTAATTGCCATGAACCCAGCAGAGTTCTTGCTGGATCTTGCAAATGGAAATATAAACGATGTTTCTTTGCCATCAGAACTAGAGGATAAAGTGCAAATGGGAAATTCAGATAACGATACACCTAATGGAAAACCATCTCCTACTGTTGTCCATGAG TATCTTGTGGAGGCCTATGAAACCAAAGTTGCTGACAAGGAGAAGAAGAAACTGATTGTTCCTCTTCCTCTTGATGAAGAACTGAAGTCAGTGTCCAATAGAAATAGGGAATGGGGGGCAAGCTGGTGTCAACAATATAGTATACTATTCAGAAGAGGAATTAAAGAACGGAGGCATGACTACTTCAGCTGGTTGAGAATCACCCAAGTTCTAGCCACAGCAGTCATTTTGGGATTACTCTGGTGGCAGTCAGATGGTCATTCCCTCAAAGGTCGGCAAGATCAG GCCGGGCTACTTTTCTTCATTGCTGTCTTCTGGGGATTCTTTCCAGTCTTCACTGCAATTTTTGCTTTTCCACAAGAGCGAGCAATGCTGAATAAGGAACGAGCAGCTGACATGTACAGATTAAGTGCTTACTTTTTGGCCAGAACCACAAGTGACCTTCCACTTGACCTGTTGCTTCCAATACTTTTCCTTCTTGTAGTATATTTCATGGCAGGCTTGAAGACCAGTGCAGGTCCCTTCTTCCTAACCATGCTTACAGTCTTCCTCTGCATTGTAGCAGCTCAG GGGCTTGGGCTAGCTATTGGAGCTACGTTAATGGACATAAAGAAAGCTACAACTCTGGCTTCAGTAACTGTGATGACCTTCATGCTAGCTGGTGGATTTTTTGTGAAT AAAGTTCCAGCATTCATATCTTGGATCCGCTATATGTCTTTCAACTACCACACATACAAGCTTCTTCTCAAAGTGCAGTACGGGCACATGACACCTGCCATTAATGGAATACAAACAGACAGTGGCTTAACAGAAGTCTGTGCCCTGGTAGCCATGGTTTTTGGTTACCGCCTCTTTGCATACCTTTCTTTGAGATGGATGAAGCTCCAATCTGGAGCTTAG